A genomic window from Brevibacillus agri includes:
- a CDS encoding YheC/YheD family protein: METFRMRLRFLSNPRVSGIILPTNLFSKLQLRHRQKITVMLGKKEVVATVLQDKRNPDSNVIKVTTLLQSELGIPHGGLIQLKLEDSTLRIGPAIGIVTTGIRRDPRQPIGQRTSFFYKLLQAQEGKGVFYYIFSPHDVDWSTNTVNAWFLRKGKTGGYYWKKIVTAMPDVVYDRIPSRSAEKHEAVREFKYKLASYPNMPMFNQGFFNKWGVHQILYPNPEVNEHIPETYTSPSLATVRNLLKKYTIVYLKPKNGSLGYGIVKVVRQSGGGYTASYHNGSGNVKRQFSKLSSLYQHVFRSRRVGSYLAQQGIPLKTFHGRPFDFRVHLHKNQQNEWVVSCTAAKVAGSGSVTTHVRTGGTVIPGDELLHHLYGKQKALMSERISEASIRLATAIEQAKGIDLGELGLDMGIDIHGHVWMFEANSKPGRSIFKHARLKQADQESRKLLVDYSCYLANF; the protein is encoded by the coding sequence ATGGAAACGTTCAGAATGCGGCTTCGCTTCCTTTCCAATCCCCGTGTCAGCGGGATCATCCTGCCGACTAATCTCTTCTCCAAGCTACAGCTACGCCATCGCCAAAAAATTACGGTCATGCTGGGCAAAAAGGAAGTCGTCGCAACCGTACTGCAAGACAAGCGAAATCCTGATTCCAATGTCATCAAAGTGACCACGCTGCTCCAGTCCGAGCTGGGCATCCCGCACGGCGGTTTGATCCAGCTCAAGCTGGAGGATTCGACGCTTCGAATCGGTCCGGCGATCGGCATCGTCACGACAGGCATTCGCAGGGACCCGCGGCAGCCGATTGGCCAGCGCACTTCTTTTTTCTACAAGCTGCTGCAGGCCCAGGAAGGCAAAGGCGTCTTTTACTATATTTTCTCCCCGCACGACGTGGACTGGAGTACCAATACGGTCAACGCCTGGTTTTTGCGCAAGGGCAAGACCGGCGGGTACTACTGGAAAAAAATCGTCACCGCCATGCCGGACGTCGTCTACGACCGGATTCCTTCCCGCTCGGCGGAAAAGCACGAAGCTGTGCGGGAGTTCAAATACAAGCTCGCCAGCTATCCGAACATGCCGATGTTCAACCAAGGCTTTTTCAACAAGTGGGGAGTCCACCAGATTCTCTACCCGAATCCGGAAGTCAACGAGCACATCCCGGAAACGTACACGTCCCCCTCGCTTGCGACTGTGCGGAATTTGCTGAAAAAATACACGATCGTGTATTTGAAGCCGAAAAACGGCAGCCTCGGCTACGGCATCGTGAAAGTCGTCAGACAGTCGGGCGGCGGCTACACAGCCTCGTATCACAACGGCAGCGGCAATGTAAAGCGGCAGTTTTCCAAGCTGTCCAGCCTGTACCAGCACGTGTTCCGCAGCCGGAGAGTCGGCAGCTACCTGGCGCAGCAAGGCATCCCGCTCAAAACCTTCCACGGACGCCCGTTTGACTTCCGCGTTCATCTGCACAAAAACCAGCAAAACGAATGGGTAGTTTCCTGCACGGCTGCCAAGGTAGCCGGCTCCGGCAGCGTGACGACGCACGTGCGCACGGGCGGTACCGTCATTCCCGGAGACGAACTGCTCCACCATCTGTACGGAAAGCAAAAAGCGCTGATGTCCGAGCGAATCAGCGAGGCTTCCATCCGCCTTGCCACGGCGATCGAGCAGGCAAAAGGCATCGACCTTGGCGAATTGGGACTGGATATGGGCATCGACATCCACGGCCATGTCTGGATGTTCGAGGCAAACTCCAAGCCCGGCCGCTCCATCTTCAAGCACGCCCGGCTCAAGCAAGCCGATCAGGAGTCCCGCAAGCTGCTCGTCGACTACAGTTGTTATTTGGCCAATTTCTAG
- a CDS encoding DRTGG domain-containing protein → MATKHEQILQHIDRLPIGSKISVRQIAKDLDVSEGTAYRAIKEAETQGYVSTIERVGTVRIEKKQKENIERLTFAEVVNIVDGHVLGGREGLHKTLNKFVIGAMQLEAMMRYIDAGSLLIVGNRYQAHKIALQQGAAVLITGGFDTSEEIKQLADRLALPIISSSYDSFTVASMINRAIYDRLIKKEIVMVEDVLKPLAETPVLLPSDTVAKWHQYTELYQDTRFPVVDEQMRLIGIVTSKDIIGHEETATIDKVMTKNPITTSPRVSVASSAHMMVWEGIELLPVVDNYRKLVGVLSRNDVLKALQFTAKQPQMSETFPNLIMSHFREERQADELVYLGDVTPQMTNHLGTIASGIMTTVMVEAACNLLRQHRRGDMVPENITVYFLKPVQMESHIQVQPRLLDISRRFGKVEVSVYHGEQLVGQAMITAQIIDR, encoded by the coding sequence ATGGCAACGAAGCATGAACAAATCTTGCAGCATATTGATCGCCTTCCGATCGGTTCGAAGATTTCCGTGCGGCAGATCGCCAAAGACCTGGATGTGAGTGAGGGTACGGCCTACCGCGCTATCAAGGAAGCGGAAACACAAGGATACGTAAGCACCATTGAACGTGTCGGCACAGTGAGAATCGAGAAGAAGCAAAAGGAAAACATAGAGCGATTGACTTTTGCCGAGGTGGTCAATATCGTCGACGGCCATGTGCTGGGCGGACGGGAAGGGCTGCATAAGACATTGAACAAATTCGTGATCGGCGCGATGCAGTTGGAAGCGATGATGCGCTACATCGACGCGGGCAGCCTGCTGATTGTCGGGAACCGCTATCAGGCGCACAAGATCGCTTTGCAGCAAGGCGCAGCCGTACTGATAACAGGCGGCTTCGATACGAGCGAGGAAATCAAGCAACTGGCGGATCGGCTGGCTCTGCCGATCATTTCGTCCAGCTATGATTCGTTTACGGTCGCGTCGATGATTAACCGGGCGATTTACGACCGTTTGATTAAAAAGGAAATCGTGATGGTGGAGGACGTGCTGAAGCCGCTTGCGGAGACGCCGGTACTGCTGCCGAGCGATACGGTCGCCAAATGGCATCAGTATACGGAGTTGTATCAGGATACGCGCTTTCCGGTTGTCGACGAGCAGATGCGTCTGATCGGGATCGTGACTTCGAAGGATATTATCGGCCACGAAGAGACGGCGACGATCGACAAGGTGATGACGAAAAATCCGATCACGACTTCGCCGCGCGTGTCTGTGGCGTCTTCGGCGCACATGATGGTGTGGGAAGGGATCGAGCTGTTGCCGGTCGTGGACAATTATCGCAAGCTGGTGGGCGTGCTGAGCCGCAACGATGTGTTGAAAGCGCTCCAGTTCACGGCGAAGCAGCCACAGATGAGCGAAACGTTTCCGAACCTGATTATGTCTCATTTCCGCGAGGAGCGTCAGGCTGACGAGCTGGTCTATCTGGGCGACGTCACTCCGCAGATGACGAATCATCTGGGGACGATTGCGAGCGGAATCATGACGACGGTGATGGTGGAAGCGGCTTGTAATCTCTTGCGTCAGCATCGCCGGGGCGACATGGTGCCGGAAAACATCACGGTGTACTTTTTGAAGCCCGTACAGATGGAGAGCCACATCCAGGTGCAGCCGCGGCTTTTGGATATCAGTCGGCGCTTCGGGAAGGTGGAGGTTTCGGTCTACCACGGCGAGCAGCTCGTCGGGCAGGCGATGATTACGGCGCAGATTATTGATCGGTGA
- a CDS encoding YheC/YheD family protein, giving the protein MRADARSLGIMTRCQGSHFVDKGYYKKLTLYGRKHGIRVFVFSPRQVNFSSRTVKGFEYRNGSWQANVFPLPALIYDRCFVGPAYRHYKPFVEKLQNDRNITFLGRGLSGKWQVHQMLSKSPLLSSYLPPTEILSFATVQDMLQKHGAVVIKPMAGTHGIGVVRIKETKSGYEATGRNRENRPFRRQIRDTAGLKTFVASFTSGRKFLVQPYLKLHTPDGTPFDVRVLVQKNGQGEWETTGKAVRLGDKRSITSNLHGGGKAEPLSAFLARHFKPAVHSRIDQTINQLAQELPRFLEDCHGRLVELGIDVGIDTAGNVWVIEVNSRPGRTVFRLIDDPVAKRHSITQPVRYAHYLMKERVGGY; this is encoded by the coding sequence ATGAGAGCAGACGCGAGAAGTCTTGGCATCATGACCCGCTGCCAAGGCTCCCACTTTGTAGACAAAGGGTATTACAAAAAGCTGACGCTGTACGGACGCAAGCACGGCATTCGCGTCTTTGTGTTCTCGCCGCGTCAGGTTAACTTTTCCTCGCGAACGGTAAAAGGCTTCGAATACCGCAACGGATCGTGGCAAGCAAATGTTTTCCCGCTCCCGGCCTTGATCTACGATCGGTGTTTCGTAGGCCCAGCTTACCGCCACTATAAACCATTTGTGGAAAAGTTGCAAAACGATCGCAACATTACATTTTTGGGGCGTGGTCTGTCCGGGAAGTGGCAGGTTCACCAAATGCTGTCCAAGTCGCCGCTGCTGTCTTCGTATTTGCCGCCGACCGAAATTTTGTCGTTTGCTACCGTGCAAGACATGCTGCAAAAGCACGGAGCTGTCGTCATCAAGCCCATGGCGGGAACGCATGGAATCGGGGTCGTGCGCATCAAGGAGACAAAGAGCGGCTACGAGGCGACCGGACGGAACCGGGAAAATCGGCCGTTTCGCAGGCAGATCCGGGACACCGCCGGGCTGAAGACTTTTGTCGCCTCGTTTACCTCCGGGCGCAAATTCCTTGTACAGCCCTATCTCAAGCTGCATACCCCGGATGGCACCCCTTTTGACGTCAGGGTGCTCGTACAAAAAAACGGGCAGGGTGAATGGGAGACGACAGGAAAAGCTGTTCGCCTTGGCGACAAGCGAAGCATTACCTCCAACCTGCATGGAGGAGGCAAGGCAGAGCCGCTCTCCGCGTTTCTAGCCCGGCATTTCAAGCCTGCCGTCCACTCGCGGATCGATCAGACGATCAACCAGCTCGCACAGGAATTGCCGCGCTTTTTGGAGGATTGCCACGGCAGGCTTGTCGAGTTGGGGATTGATGTCGGCATCGACACGGCCGGAAATGTCTGGGTCATCGAGGTCAACAGCAGGCCAGGACGGACTGTGTTTCGCTTGATTGACGACCCGGTCGCCAAACGCCACTCCATTACCCAGCCCGTTCGATACGCCCACTATCTCATGAAAGAGCGCGTAGGAGGTTACTAA
- a CDS encoding DNA polymerase III subunit alpha, whose translation MTSFVHLHVHTEYSLLDGAARIEALVARAQELGMSALAITDHANLYGAVPFYKACQAAQIKPIIGMELYVIEGNLQDRVRNAPAPHHLVVLAENETGYRNLLKLATVANTEGNYIIPRVNKEALVRHAEGLIALSGCQHGEVAQLLLAGEAQAALEAALWHRRVFGEANYFLELADHGLESERRLNARLVKLSQETGIPLVATNNVHYVMQNEHRLHDILLAIKEGKTIEEENRFRYETDQYYLKSGEEMAAAFSYAPEALANTAMIADRCSVELSFGAHILPEFPLPAGQDSAQYLRSLCEQGCRERYGEMTPQIRERLDHELSIITGTGFTDYFLIVWDFMRYAHQHGIPTGPGRGSAAGSLVAYALKITNVDPLRFNLLFERFLNPERVTMPDIDIDFSVERRDEVIHYVAKKYGHDRVAQIITFGTMAARAAVRDVGRALGLSLGLIDRVAKMIPQSPGMTIDRAIELNPDIGKLCAENKQAALLIATAKGVEGLPRHASTHAAGVVISREPLTSYVPLQTGNEGLALTQYPMEILEEVGLLKMDFLGLRNLTIIQETLRHLAEQGIELDLEKIPTDDPKTFRMLSRGETTGVFQLESGGMRHVLRDLKPTSLGDIIAVLALYRPGPMEIIPQYIAAKHGQSKVQYAHPILEPILRETHGFMIYQEQIMQISSTLAGFSLGEADILRRAVGKKKRELLAEQREKFVEGCVRHGYGEELGNQVYDLIVRFADYGFNKAHSVAYAIIAYQMAYLKATYPLAFMAALLSLSIGSQTRIAEYTEEARRLGLRVLGPDVNKSAAYFTVEEEAIRFGLAAVKNVGYGAIESIVKERAGRPYRDVFDFCARVDARLVNRRVVESLTLCGALDSLPGHRSQLLLLLDEAVGKANAKRVERDANQLDLFAGEEQSAPPRDPAEYPDVPPLSRTQQLKEERELIGVYLSGHPLDQYAHVAARPEVTAISALSEVARDKTVKVFGMITEEKRIQTKKGDPMAFLTLEDKTMPVELVVFPQVFAKYGQLLGKERIVVAEARVDHQDDTVKLLASRFWDAEALPAPTTETVLFVKISAQQEHDSTLQRLQRLFVEKKGTIPVILFYEGKRQTIRLPEDIRVEVDESFLEQARDIVGRDSVIQKELPINWGG comes from the coding sequence ATGACCTCCTTTGTCCATTTGCACGTTCATACAGAGTACAGCTTGCTAGACGGAGCGGCGAGGATCGAGGCGCTGGTAGCGCGTGCACAGGAGTTGGGCATGAGCGCGCTGGCGATTACCGACCACGCCAACCTGTACGGGGCTGTCCCTTTTTATAAAGCTTGCCAGGCAGCGCAGATCAAGCCGATCATCGGGATGGAGCTGTACGTGATCGAAGGAAACTTGCAGGATCGCGTGCGCAATGCGCCTGCCCCGCACCATTTGGTCGTACTGGCGGAAAACGAAACGGGCTACCGCAACCTGCTCAAGCTGGCGACAGTCGCCAATACGGAAGGAAACTACATCATCCCGCGCGTGAACAAGGAAGCGCTCGTCCGGCATGCCGAAGGGCTGATTGCGCTCAGCGGCTGCCAGCACGGCGAAGTCGCGCAGCTTTTGCTCGCAGGCGAAGCGCAGGCGGCGCTGGAAGCGGCCTTGTGGCATCGGCGCGTGTTCGGCGAAGCGAATTACTTTTTGGAGCTGGCGGACCACGGCCTGGAGAGCGAGCGCAGGCTCAATGCTCGCCTGGTCAAGCTGAGTCAGGAGACGGGCATTCCGCTGGTCGCCACGAACAACGTACACTACGTCATGCAAAACGAGCATCGCCTGCACGATATCCTGCTCGCGATCAAGGAAGGCAAAACGATCGAGGAGGAAAACCGTTTTCGCTACGAAACGGACCAATACTACTTGAAAAGCGGAGAGGAGATGGCAGCGGCCTTTTCCTACGCGCCCGAGGCGCTGGCGAATACGGCCATGATCGCAGACAGATGCAGCGTAGAGCTGTCGTTTGGCGCGCACATTTTGCCGGAATTTCCCTTGCCTGCGGGACAAGATTCGGCACAATATTTGCGTTCGCTCTGCGAGCAAGGCTGCCGGGAACGCTACGGGGAAATGACGCCGCAAATCCGGGAGCGGCTCGATCACGAACTGTCGATTATTACCGGAACGGGCTTTACCGACTACTTCCTGATCGTGTGGGACTTCATGCGCTACGCCCACCAGCACGGCATTCCGACCGGGCCGGGCCGGGGCTCTGCTGCGGGCAGCCTTGTCGCCTATGCGCTGAAAATTACAAACGTCGATCCGCTCCGCTTCAACCTGCTCTTTGAGCGGTTTCTCAATCCCGAGCGGGTGACGATGCCGGATATTGATATCGACTTTTCCGTGGAGCGGCGCGACGAAGTGATCCACTACGTGGCGAAAAAGTACGGTCACGACCGCGTCGCCCAGATCATTACGTTCGGGACGATGGCGGCTCGCGCTGCGGTGCGCGACGTCGGCCGGGCGCTCGGGCTGTCGCTTGGGCTTATCGACCGCGTGGCCAAAATGATTCCGCAATCGCCGGGGATGACGATTGACCGCGCGATAGAGCTCAACCCGGATATCGGCAAGCTGTGTGCCGAAAACAAGCAGGCCGCCTTGCTGATCGCGACAGCAAAAGGCGTGGAAGGGCTGCCGCGCCACGCTTCCACCCATGCGGCGGGCGTCGTCATTTCGCGCGAGCCGCTGACCAGCTACGTGCCGCTGCAAACAGGCAACGAAGGGCTGGCGCTCACCCAGTATCCGATGGAGATTTTGGAGGAAGTGGGCCTGTTGAAAATGGATTTTCTCGGGCTGCGCAACCTGACGATCATTCAGGAGACACTCCGCCACCTCGCCGAGCAAGGGATTGAGCTTGACCTGGAAAAAATTCCGACAGACGATCCGAAAACGTTCCGCATGCTGTCGCGCGGCGAGACGACAGGCGTGTTTCAGTTGGAGTCGGGCGGGATGCGCCATGTGCTTCGCGACCTGAAGCCGACCAGCTTGGGTGACATCATCGCTGTACTCGCCCTGTACCGTCCGGGACCGATGGAGATTATTCCCCAGTACATTGCCGCCAAGCACGGCCAGAGCAAAGTCCAGTACGCCCATCCGATTCTCGAGCCGATTTTGCGCGAAACGCACGGCTTTATGATCTACCAGGAGCAGATCATGCAGATTTCGTCTACGCTCGCTGGCTTCAGCTTGGGCGAGGCCGATATTTTGCGCCGGGCAGTCGGCAAGAAAAAACGCGAGCTGCTGGCCGAGCAGCGGGAAAAATTCGTGGAAGGCTGCGTCCGCCATGGCTACGGGGAAGAGTTGGGCAACCAGGTGTACGACCTGATTGTGCGCTTCGCCGATTACGGCTTCAACAAGGCCCACTCCGTCGCCTACGCGATCATCGCCTACCAGATGGCGTATTTGAAAGCGACCTATCCGCTCGCTTTCATGGCGGCGCTTTTGTCGCTGTCCATCGGCTCGCAGACGCGGATCGCCGAGTACACGGAAGAGGCGCGCCGTCTTGGCCTGCGCGTGCTTGGCCCGGACGTCAACAAGAGCGCCGCGTACTTTACGGTAGAGGAGGAGGCGATCCGCTTCGGGCTTGCTGCCGTAAAAAACGTCGGCTACGGCGCGATTGAGTCCATCGTGAAGGAGCGCGCTGGCCGGCCGTATCGGGACGTGTTCGATTTTTGCGCCAGAGTGGATGCGCGGCTCGTGAACAGGCGGGTGGTCGAGTCGTTGACACTGTGCGGCGCGCTCGATTCGCTGCCTGGTCACCGCAGCCAACTGCTGCTGTTGCTCGATGAAGCGGTAGGCAAGGCAAACGCCAAACGTGTGGAGCGGGACGCAAACCAGCTCGACCTGTTTGCCGGAGAGGAGCAGTCTGCTCCGCCGCGGGACCCTGCCGAATACCCGGACGTGCCGCCGCTTTCGCGCACGCAGCAGTTGAAAGAAGAAAGAGAGCTGATCGGCGTCTACCTCTCCGGCCATCCGCTCGACCAGTATGCCCATGTGGCTGCCCGCCCGGAAGTGACCGCCATCTCCGCTCTCAGTGAAGTCGCTCGCGACAAGACGGTCAAGGTGTTCGGAATGATTACGGAAGAAAAGCGCATCCAGACGAAAAAAGGCGACCCGATGGCGTTCCTTACGCTGGAAGACAAGACGATGCCCGTCGAGCTGGTCGTTTTTCCGCAAGTGTTTGCCAAGTACGGGCAGCTTCTGGGCAAGGAGCGCATCGTCGTGGCCGAAGCGCGGGTAGACCATCAGGATGATACGGTGAAGCTGCTCGCTTCGCGCTTCTGGGATGCCGAGGCGCTGCCTGCGCCGACGACGGAAACGGTTCTGTTTGTCAAAATATCGGCCCAGCAGGAGCACGATTCGACACTGCAACGTCTGCAACGGCTGTTTGTCGAAAAAAAAGGAACGATTCCTGTGATTTTGTTTTACGAAGGAAAAAGACAGACAATTCGCCTTCCGGAAGACATTCGGGTAGAGGTGGACGAGTCATTTTTGGAGCAAGCGCGAGATATTGTGGGACGTGACAGCGTAATTCAGAAAGAATTGCCCATAAATTGGGGAGGATGA
- a CDS encoding YheC/YheD family protein, with product MSYVPTIVVGYEPKTEVDLYLPQAQMRKWNLSSPTATVQFGSKTVRARISGIDRSGQTLIRPAVAGSLRLPTGVPLLLRYDADQQTLVFGPYVGILVSSYNAQFTQSPFGPLSTFFNELADICRKRGGIICAFRLQDVNWDAGIVRGLVRRGGVWRQKVLPLPQCIYNRLVSRQRERSEQMANWLQRCKEANIPFFNERFLNKWHVHSALQNQESAAEHLPAMVRFQSLGDLRMMLSTYRTVYAKPANGSMGRGIIRLRRTQEGYQLARPGGFGKTFSSITGLHQYLHKQTKGKPYLLQQGLPLIGMHGRPTDFRVLVQKNRAGEWAVTSMVARLGLNRIVSNISRGGQMMTPLQALRVCGPWASSVRPSPATLKEVALKLSVLLEEALPGHYAEFGVDLGVDVRGQVWLLEVNSKPSKTANTIPLPEGVEEPPRRARPSVVRMLEYSSYISGFPRTAKPKPRATTGKSKGKKNRRR from the coding sequence ATGTCTTACGTTCCAACCATCGTCGTCGGATACGAGCCAAAGACGGAAGTAGACCTTTACCTACCCCAGGCGCAAATGCGCAAATGGAATCTTTCTTCGCCCACCGCTACTGTCCAATTCGGAAGCAAAACGGTTCGCGCCCGCATCAGCGGCATAGATCGCAGCGGCCAAACACTCATCCGGCCCGCCGTGGCTGGGTCGCTTCGCCTCCCTACAGGCGTTCCTCTGCTGCTGCGCTACGACGCGGACCAACAAACGCTTGTTTTCGGGCCGTATGTAGGGATTCTCGTATCCTCTTACAATGCCCAATTTACGCAATCCCCGTTTGGACCGTTGTCAACTTTTTTCAACGAGCTAGCCGATATTTGCCGCAAGCGTGGAGGAATCATCTGCGCATTCCGACTTCAGGATGTCAATTGGGATGCCGGCATCGTGCGCGGCCTTGTTCGGAGAGGAGGAGTATGGCGCCAAAAAGTGCTGCCGCTGCCCCAATGTATCTATAACCGCCTCGTCTCCCGCCAAAGGGAGCGCAGCGAGCAGATGGCGAATTGGCTGCAGCGCTGCAAGGAAGCCAACATCCCCTTCTTCAACGAGCGTTTCTTGAACAAGTGGCACGTGCACTCCGCTCTGCAAAATCAGGAAAGCGCCGCCGAGCATCTTCCTGCCATGGTTCGCTTTCAGAGCCTGGGAGATTTGCGGATGATGCTGTCTACGTATCGCACTGTTTATGCAAAACCGGCAAATGGAAGCATGGGACGAGGGATTATCCGGCTGCGCCGAACGCAGGAGGGGTATCAGCTCGCCCGCCCAGGCGGGTTTGGCAAAACGTTCTCCAGCATAACCGGCTTGCACCAGTACTTGCACAAACAGACAAAAGGCAAACCTTATTTGCTGCAGCAAGGTTTACCGTTGATCGGCATGCACGGTCGGCCGACTGATTTTCGCGTGCTGGTGCAAAAAAATCGCGCAGGCGAATGGGCCGTCACATCTATGGTTGCCCGTTTGGGATTGAATCGCATCGTTTCCAATATATCCAGAGGCGGCCAGATGATGACGCCCCTTCAGGCACTGCGTGTATGTGGACCATGGGCCAGCTCCGTTCGCCCGTCTCCAGCCACGCTAAAAGAAGTGGCCTTGAAGCTGTCCGTCCTGCTTGAAGAAGCACTGCCCGGCCATTACGCAGAATTCGGCGTCGATCTCGGCGTGGATGTCCGTGGACAGGTGTGGCTTTTGGAGGTGAACAGCAAGCCTTCCAAAACCGCCAATACCATTCCTTTGCCTGAAGGCGTGGAGGAGCCGCCCCGACGCGCCCGTCCTTCCGTCGTACGCATGCTGGAATACTCATCCTACATCAGTGGTTTTCCCCGGACAGCCAAACCGAAACCAAGGGCGACAACAGGCAAATCCAAAGGCAAGAAAAACAGGCGAAGGTGA
- a CDS encoding YtpI family protein produces MWSAFYLTGVLASLVASVYFSIHARRRGIHPLESRMTLGKMNIALGILVSLFGLNQFTFDTLDTIRIVVAIVMLLVGVMNLYLGTRNFLHYRSAWRAELKKGI; encoded by the coding sequence ATGTGGTCGGCCTTTTATTTGACCGGCGTTCTCGCTTCGCTCGTAGCCAGCGTCTATTTCAGCATCCACGCGCGCAGACGCGGCATCCATCCGCTGGAGTCCCGGATGACGCTTGGCAAAATGAATATTGCACTTGGCATTCTCGTCTCTTTGTTCGGCCTCAACCAGTTTACGTTTGATACGCTCGATACGATCCGCATCGTGGTCGCGATCGTCATGCTGCTCGTCGGCGTGATGAACCTGTATTTGGGAACCCGCAACTTTTTGCACTATCGCAGCGCCTGGCGGGCAGAATTGAAAAAAGGCATCTGA
- a CDS encoding DUF445 domain-containing protein, producing the protein MNLWIVLVNIGVGSVIGGVTNELAIRMLFRPLKPWYIGNWKVPFTPGLIPRRRDDIAIQMGRLVEEHLLTTEGVRRALAQGGLENTLASWMNNLAMHWMADERTLRQALLAAVPDLFTEDGGWKEGVRAPVQEKWDAFVQHLLSQYEETKLRELIPHAGQERLDATFATVSQLLMDRLRGYLHSPEGQQTLQSMVKSMLGGGGGMFGGLVGMFLTDDKIIGKILPALDDLLQSPELAGRLQQFLRKEADKLLDKNVGELVEWLGREQIDDWSRALFAKIEEQSLRLVDEPLSRLTAPIQETVQTNLVPRLAKWMVESLQQNVERIFSRLAIRDIVTRQVEGFPTERIEEMVVGISGKEFRMITVLGFILGGIIGLVQGLLASWLG; encoded by the coding sequence ATGAACTTATGGATAGTATTAGTGAATATTGGCGTCGGTTCTGTCATTGGCGGCGTCACGAACGAACTGGCCATCCGCATGCTTTTCCGGCCGCTCAAGCCTTGGTATATCGGCAATTGGAAGGTGCCGTTTACCCCGGGACTGATCCCGAGAAGGCGGGATGACATCGCAATACAAATGGGCAGGTTGGTGGAAGAGCATTTGCTCACGACAGAAGGCGTCAGGCGGGCGCTTGCCCAGGGCGGTCTGGAAAACACGCTGGCAAGCTGGATGAACAATCTGGCGATGCACTGGATGGCGGACGAGCGTACGTTGCGTCAGGCTTTGCTTGCCGCTGTTCCCGATTTGTTCACAGAGGATGGAGGCTGGAAGGAAGGCGTGCGCGCTCCTGTGCAGGAGAAGTGGGACGCTTTTGTCCAACATCTGCTCAGTCAATATGAAGAAACAAAGCTGCGCGAGCTGATCCCGCACGCGGGGCAAGAGCGCCTGGACGCCACGTTCGCGACGGTCAGCCAACTGCTGATGGACCGTTTGCGCGGCTATCTGCACTCACCGGAAGGACAGCAAACGTTGCAGAGCATGGTCAAAAGCATGCTCGGTGGCGGCGGAGGGATGTTTGGCGGGCTGGTCGGCATGTTTCTTACCGACGACAAAATCATCGGCAAAATTCTCCCGGCTCTCGACGACCTTTTGCAAAGCCCGGAGCTGGCCGGACGCCTGCAGCAGTTTTTGCGCAAGGAAGCGGACAAGCTGCTGGACAAAAATGTCGGCGAGCTGGTGGAGTGGCTTGGTCGCGAGCAGATCGACGACTGGTCGCGGGCGCTTTTCGCCAAAATCGAGGAACAGAGCCTGCGGCTGGTCGATGAGCCGCTGTCGCGCCTGACCGCGCCCATTCAGGAGACAGTCCAGACGAACCTCGTCCCGCGGCTGGCAAAATGGATGGTAGAGTCGCTGCAGCAAAACGTGGAACGCATTTTTTCGCGGCTGGCGATTCGCGATATTGTGACAAGGCAGGTAGAGGGCTTCCCGACTGAAAGAATCGAAGAGATGGTCGTCGGCATCTCGGGAAAAGAGTTTCGCATGATTACGGTGCTCGGCTTTATTCTCGGCGGGATCATTGGTCTGGTCCAGGGGCTTTTGGCAAGCTGGTTAGGGTAG
- a CDS encoding metalloregulator ArsR/SmtB family transcription factor: MQLDKLVTFYKALGDPTRVRILAILANGPLHGQALAGKLGVTPPTITHHMAKLREAGIVYERRDKNTIYFYLHEANMKRQTQAILNVLERAKDFSEEGLFAQAEENHDQRRAQMAAEHMHVIKSFLTPDGKLKQIPSQRKKKLIVFEHMVRGLEHGRKYKEQEINDYIRQFHEDYATIRREFVMNHYMYREDGIYELNPEEMWAKAEDLR, from the coding sequence GTGCAACTGGATAAACTCGTCACCTTTTACAAAGCCTTGGGCGATCCGACGCGGGTGCGTATCCTCGCGATTTTGGCAAACGGCCCCTTGCACGGGCAGGCGCTGGCTGGGAAGCTCGGCGTGACGCCGCCGACGATTACGCACCATATGGCGAAGCTGCGGGAGGCGGGGATCGTCTACGAGCGGCGAGATAAAAATACGATCTACTTTTACTTGCACGAAGCCAACATGAAGCGGCAGACCCAAGCTATATTGAACGTGCTCGAACGGGCGAAGGACTTTAGCGAAGAAGGGCTGTTTGCGCAAGCGGAGGAAAACCACGATCAGAGGAGGGCCCAGATGGCAGCGGAACACATGCACGTAATCAAAAGCTTCCTGACTCCAGACGGCAAGCTGAAGCAAATCCCGTCCCAGCGCAAGAAAAAGCTGATCGTGTTCGAACACATGGTCCGGGGGCTGGAGCACGGCCGGAAATACAAGGAGCAGGAGATCAACGACTACATCCGCCAGTTCCACGAAGATTACGCGACGATTCGCCGGGAATTTGTCATGAACCACTACATGTATCGGGAAGACGGCATCTACGAGCTGAACCCCGAGGAAATGTGGGCCAAAGCAGAGGATTTGCGTTAA